CCTTTGAATGGCAACTTTAACCAATTGACTTCTGTGCTTGAACATTTGACCAATCAGTTTCCCTTCACTATCTGGCTCAATTGTTGTCATGAACCCAAGCTATGAACGTGAAGTAAACATCTCAGCATTAAAAGAGGAGAAAAGATGGAGGATTTGTAATTGTCGGTAATGAAGAGTTTAACAAAGTCGTATCACTGATTCTCTCACAAAGTCTCCATGATGATCAGActagagcagagagagaaactGGTCGTGTGGTGACACCAAAGCCTGGCTTGGGTTTCAGCTTCTATATATAAGCCTGTTGACTCTATTTAAACGCCTCAGAGCTGCTGCCACCACACACGGACGGCAGCAACAATATGATGGACCTTTTCGAGACCAACACTTATCTTTTCAATGACCTGCGCTACCTGGAGGACGGAGATCATGGAGCGCTGCAGCACCTGGACATCTCCGAGGTGTCGCCGCTCTACAACGGCAACGATAGCCCGCTGTCCCCGGGTCGGGACAATGCCCCGTCTGAGGACAGCAGTGGAGGGGAGGAGCACGTCCTGGCTCCCCCGTCGCTCCGTGCTCACTGCGAGGGTCAGTGCCTGATGTGGGCCTGCAAGATCTGCAAGAGGAAGTCAGCGCCAACGGACCGCCGGAAGGCTGCCACGCTGCGGGAGAGGAGGCGGCTCCAGAAGATTAACGAGGCCTTTGACGCACTGAAGAAGAAGACGGTGGCTAACCCTAATCAGAGGCTGCCCAAGGTGGAGATTCTACGCAGCGCCATCAGCTACATCGAGAGGCTCCAGGACCTTCTACACACCCTGGATGACCAGGAGAAACCTGGGTCTCCATTTAACGCCAAGAAACACAATGTAAGATGGCcgttcatgccttactgaaaGGTAGACTGGGTGTGGTCCTTCTAACTGCTGGTTGAACTCACTCTGTCAAACCTGAGCTAGAACAAGCTAAAGGTAGCGtagcttaaaaacacacaaacagtttAGAAGGTCCCAATACCTTACAGTATATCCATGTTCTCACTGTTGTTAGAAGAAACACTTTACTGCTGGTTCGGACTCATTTCTACAGATCATAACAAGACAACCTTCCTATTTAGACAAG
This genomic window from Gouania willdenowi chromosome 6, fGouWil2.1, whole genome shotgun sequence contains:
- the myf6 gene encoding myogenic factor 6 translates to MMDLFETNTYLFNDLRYLEDGDHGALQHLDISEVSPLYNGNDSPLSPGRDNAPSEDSSGGEEHVLAPPSLRAHCEGQCLMWACKICKRKSAPTDRRKAATLRERRRLQKINEAFDALKKKTVANPNQRLPKVEILRSAISYIERLQDLLHTLDDQEKPGSPFNAKKHNVQNENLSWRSHRRPGRPLLTIPSTG